From one Gallionella capsiferriformans ES-2 genomic stretch:
- a CDS encoding bifunctional diguanylate cyclase/phosphodiesterase — translation MNKFLKKLHPGYSLRAQISLASAVMVLLLSAAIGFYAADVSKRQIEESEGNAFELRAKNALDVLDRGMFERSREIQNAAILNEIRDPLAPIEHKREILTRLQATFNAYAWIGICDPDGVGLVGTGRYLEGKDLSKRPWCSKGRDKTYIGDVHDALLLSKLLPNPSGEMFYLVDVAAPVLDRQGVLQGVLCGHIFWRWAEEVLDSKKTPGKDIFLISSDGTVLSGPAKPQSKLADLSPAAMQAISTNQSGGSQLVKWNDGKTYLVGFSKSSGYREYQGLGWASLVRQDVNTAFAPARQLQQHIWLVGAALGLLFAWLGWLMAGRIARPISLISQAADKVAGGDLEYELPARLGEGEVAHLSTAIHDMVVNLTHEIKQRKEAEQGLRLSAKVFESNTEAIMITDAEQNIVMVNQAFTQITGYGADEVLGQRPKLLSSGRHGPEFYEAFWHALRANDLWRGEIWNKRKNGEIFPEWVTISALRDETSQISHYVAVFLDITERKKEEERINYLANYDVLTGLPNRYLLSDRIEQAFSSAQRNNFKVAVLFIDLDYFKNINDSLGHDIGDALLKLVAARLKTCLRRSDTIARLGGDEFVALLSELDSSEEVIFVAEKMIESLTEKFTLGEYQLSITPSIGICIYPDDGETSVELLRNADLAMYQAKDDGRNNFKFYSPDMNRKALERLKLETFLRVAIVQQQLSVYYQPKVSVLSGKMTGMEALLRWQHPELGFISPAVFIPIAEETGLINEIGDWVLRQSCLQARLWQAQGYDIVPIAVNLSARQLKQDNFAARVVTILREAGLDAHYLVLEITESMLMSTGESGLQILEQLRDDGVRLALDDFGTGYSSLSRLKNLPLDSLKIDQSFVRDIVTDPNDASIVSATAVLAHALNLKVTAEGVETQEQLDFIRMLNCEEYQGYLFSRPIPASEVVKYFLPD, via the coding sequence ATGAACAAATTCTTAAAGAAACTTCATCCCGGCTACAGCCTGCGAGCGCAAATTAGTCTGGCGTCGGCGGTCATGGTGCTGTTGCTGTCAGCTGCGATCGGTTTTTATGCTGCGGATGTCAGCAAAAGGCAGATTGAAGAAAGCGAAGGCAATGCCTTTGAGCTGCGTGCCAAAAATGCGCTGGATGTGCTCGATCGCGGCATGTTCGAGCGAAGCCGCGAAATTCAGAATGCGGCGATTCTCAATGAAATTCGCGACCCCTTGGCACCGATTGAGCACAAACGGGAAATTCTGACCCGGCTTCAGGCAACCTTTAACGCCTATGCGTGGATAGGTATTTGCGATCCTGACGGGGTGGGGCTGGTGGGTACCGGGCGCTATCTGGAAGGCAAGGATTTGAGTAAACGTCCCTGGTGCAGCAAGGGGCGCGATAAAACTTACATTGGCGATGTGCATGATGCGCTGCTGCTCTCTAAACTGTTGCCCAATCCCAGTGGCGAAATGTTCTATCTGGTCGATGTGGCCGCCCCCGTTTTGGATAGGCAAGGCGTATTGCAGGGAGTGTTGTGCGGGCATATTTTCTGGCGCTGGGCCGAGGAAGTGCTCGACAGCAAGAAGACGCCGGGCAAGGACATTTTTCTGATTAGCAGCGATGGAACGGTGCTGTCAGGTCCCGCCAAACCGCAGAGTAAACTCGCTGATCTGTCTCCCGCTGCAATGCAGGCCATCAGTACAAACCAGAGTGGGGGTTCTCAACTGGTGAAATGGAATGATGGAAAAACTTATCTGGTTGGTTTTTCAAAGTCATCAGGTTATCGGGAGTATCAGGGCTTGGGGTGGGCTAGTCTGGTGCGGCAGGATGTCAACACGGCATTCGCGCCGGCACGTCAGTTGCAGCAGCATATCTGGCTTGTCGGTGCTGCCTTGGGGCTACTGTTCGCCTGGTTGGGCTGGTTGATGGCCGGCCGTATTGCGCGGCCGATTTCACTGATCAGTCAAGCTGCCGACAAGGTGGCTGGGGGGGATCTTGAATATGAATTGCCCGCCCGCTTGGGCGAGGGTGAGGTCGCCCATCTGTCGACGGCAATTCACGACATGGTGGTCAATCTGACTCATGAAATCAAACAGCGCAAGGAAGCGGAACAGGGCTTGAGACTGTCCGCCAAGGTGTTTGAAAGCAACACTGAAGCGATCATGATTACCGATGCCGAACAAAATATTGTCATGGTAAATCAGGCATTTACCCAGATTACCGGCTACGGGGCGGATGAAGTGTTAGGGCAGCGTCCGAAGCTGCTCTCCTCAGGGAGGCATGGTCCGGAGTTTTATGAGGCGTTTTGGCATGCGCTCCGTGCAAACGATTTATGGCGCGGTGAAATCTGGAATAAACGCAAAAATGGTGAAATTTTCCCTGAGTGGGTGACGATTAGCGCGCTGCGTGACGAGACATCGCAGATCAGTCATTATGTGGCTGTTTTCCTCGATATTACCGAGCGTAAGAAAGAAGAGGAGCGCATCAACTATCTGGCAAATTACGATGTCTTGACGGGCTTGCCTAATCGTTATTTGCTAAGCGATCGCATCGAACAGGCTTTTTCGTCAGCACAGCGTAATAATTTCAAGGTTGCTGTGCTGTTTATCGATCTGGATTACTTCAAAAATATCAATGATTCGTTAGGGCATGATATCGGTGATGCGCTACTTAAACTGGTTGCCGCAAGGCTAAAAACTTGTCTGCGGCGCAGTGATACGATCGCCAGACTAGGGGGGGATGAGTTTGTCGCGCTCCTGAGTGAGCTTGATTCGTCGGAGGAAGTGATCTTTGTCGCCGAGAAGATGATCGAGTCGCTGACCGAAAAGTTCACGTTGGGTGAGTATCAATTGTCGATTACGCCCAGTATCGGCATTTGTATTTATCCGGATGACGGCGAGACGTCGGTCGAGTTGTTACGCAATGCGGATCTTGCAATGTATCAGGCTAAAGATGATGGCCGTAATAATTTCAAGTTTTACTCTCCGGATATGAATCGCAAGGCGCTCGAACGGTTGAAGCTTGAAACCTTTCTGCGCGTGGCCATTGTTCAGCAACAACTGTCAGTGTATTACCAGCCCAAGGTCAGCGTGCTGAGCGGAAAAATGACCGGTATGGAGGCCTTGTTGCGTTGGCAGCATCCCGAATTAGGGTTTATTTCGCCAGCCGTGTTTATTCCTATCGCCGAGGAGACGGGGTTAATCAATGAAATCGGTGACTGGGTGTTGCGCCAGAGTTGTTTGCAGGCGCGATTGTGGCAGGCGCAGGGCTATGACATTGTGCCGATCGCGGTTAACCTGTCCGCGCGTCAGCTCAAGCAGGATAATTTTGCTGCCCGGGTTGTGACGATTTTGCGTGAGGCGGGGCTCGATGCGCACTACTTGGTACTGGAAATCACCGAAAGTATGTTGATGAGTACCGGTGAATCAGGTCTTCAGATACTCGAACAATTGCGCGATGACGGTGTTAGGTTGGCGTTGGATGATTTTGGTACGGGTTATTCTTCTTTGAGCCGGCTGAAAAATCTCCCGCTGGATAGTCTTAAAATTGACCAGTCCTTTGTGCGTGACATTGTCACCGATCCAAATGATGCCAGCATAGTCAGTGCGACTGCAGTACTGGCACACGCTCTGAATCTGAAGGTGACAGCAGAAGGGGTTGAAACTCAGGAGCAGTTGGATTTCATTCGTATGCTCAATTGCGAGGAATATCAGGGCTATTTGTTCAGTCGCCCAATCCCGGCTAGTGAGGTTGTAAAGTATTTTTTACCCGATTGA
- the dnaB gene encoding replicative DNA helicase, translating into MQTFSNSDAQVDQIKLPPHSVEAEQSVLGGLMLESSALDKITDILGEDDFYRREHRLIYRHIVRMSEQAKPVDVITVAEALENSDELDKAGGLSYLGSLVQNVPSAANIRRYGEIVRERSVMRRLAEVGSDIAASAYNPTGRDAGQLLDEAEAKVFEIAESGAKGKSGFIGMPPLLVKVVERIETLYGRDNASEVTGTSTGFADLDKMTSGLQPGDLVIVAGRPSMGKTAFSINVAENIALDSKLPVAIFSMEMGAEQLAMRMLGSVGKLNQQDLRSGKLQDDDWGRLTHALGKLNDAPLFIDETAALSSLDLRARARRLHRQYGQLGLIVVDYLQLMSSNAGKASENRATEISEISRGLKGLAKELQCPVMALSQLNRSLEQRPNKRPVMSDLRESGAIEQDADLILFIYRDEVYNKETDDKGIAEIIIGKQRNGPIGTVALAFRGEFTRFDNLASGGYRGSSE; encoded by the coding sequence ATGCAAACATTTTCAAATTCAGACGCGCAAGTCGATCAGATCAAGCTGCCGCCTCACTCGGTCGAAGCCGAGCAGTCGGTGTTGGGCGGACTGATGCTCGAGTCTTCCGCGCTGGATAAGATTACGGATATCCTTGGTGAGGATGATTTTTATCGTCGCGAGCACCGGCTGATTTACCGGCACATCGTGCGCATGAGTGAACAGGCCAAGCCCGTCGATGTGATTACCGTCGCCGAAGCGCTGGAAAACAGCGATGAACTGGATAAGGCCGGTGGGCTTTCCTATCTTGGCAGTCTGGTACAGAACGTTCCTTCTGCTGCCAATATTCGCCGTTACGGCGAGATTGTGCGGGAGCGCTCCGTCATGCGTCGCCTGGCCGAGGTCGGCTCCGATATTGCTGCCAGCGCCTATAACCCGACGGGGCGCGATGCCGGGCAATTGCTCGACGAGGCCGAGGCTAAGGTGTTCGAGATCGCTGAATCCGGTGCCAAGGGTAAGTCCGGATTTATCGGCATGCCGCCTTTGCTGGTTAAGGTCGTCGAGCGCATTGAGACGCTGTACGGGCGCGACAATGCCAGTGAAGTGACGGGGACTTCAACCGGTTTTGCCGATCTGGATAAAATGACTTCCGGTCTGCAACCCGGTGATCTTGTGATTGTGGCAGGACGTCCGAGTATGGGTAAAACGGCCTTTTCGATTAATGTTGCAGAAAATATTGCGCTGGACAGTAAGTTGCCGGTGGCGATTTTCAGTATGGAAATGGGCGCCGAGCAACTGGCGATGCGTATGCTAGGTTCTGTCGGTAAGCTCAATCAGCAGGATTTGCGTTCCGGTAAGCTGCAAGATGACGATTGGGGGCGTTTGACGCATGCGCTGGGTAAGCTTAACGATGCGCCTTTGTTTATTGATGAGACGGCGGCCTTGTCCTCGCTGGATCTGCGTGCCAGAGCTCGCCGGCTGCATCGCCAGTATGGTCAGCTTGGCCTGATCGTTGTCGATTACCTGCAGCTGATGAGTTCGAATGCGGGCAAGGCGAGCGAAAATCGTGCGACGGAAATTTCAGAAATCTCGCGAGGTCTGAAGGGATTGGCCAAAGAGTTGCAATGCCCGGTGATGGCGCTCTCGCAGCTCAACCGTTCTCTCGAACAGCGTCCCAACAAGCGGCCGGTCATGTCCGACTTGCGCGAATCCGGCGCGATCGAGCAGGATGCCGATTTGATCCTGTTTATTTACCGCGACGAAGTCTACAACAAGGAAACGGATGATAAGGGAATTGCTGAAATTATCATCGGCAAGCAGCGTAACGGCCCGATCGGCACGGTCGCGCTGGCCTTCCGTGGGGAATTTACGCGTTTTGACAATTTAGCTTCGGGCGGCTACAGGGGGTCGTCGGAGTAG
- a CDS encoding MASE3 domain-containing protein, whose product MIHSSKPFSLAFDRHDFSRGEVIIGFFVLLGVHFTTYYNYLLFHNLSELFSVIIAITIFIIAINCWQSIQNQYLLFIGVAYLFIGFVDILHALSYKGMGVFKDYDYYAPQFWIAARAMESISMVIGLYFLSNGKKLSRNFLMIVFLIATTLLVSSIVYFKIFPECFVPGQGLTPFKKIMEYLISGTLLLSLVMLIQRKQFFDERVLRLVVWSIAVTILMEMCFTQYKSVGMNDAMNQVGHLLKIVAFYFIYKAVVVTGLTDPINLLFRKLKDNEEALLQAQQLARLGRWEWNPSTNECLLSKEALQFFDFPDKRAYSLNEVFARMQVQDQQAVDAAMRRLQQGGDPFELKISITHSEPHRFAQLRGAAVRDDTGLVIRVSGTLQDISDEQRLQEVLSVAKDKEKFELLLQTAGDGIHLLDAGGNVVEVNDMFCHMLGYTREELLKMNVAQWDANFSLQALAEKLKENFTQSNLFETKHRRKNGAIIDVEISAKAISYGGVPVLWNASRDISERKYAEERMKRTNAELEQFSYAVSHDMRQPLRMVASYLQLLELELGETLDDEKRSYFNYAVDGAKRIDRMLEALLDYSRIGRSADPFIPVDCRGALDEAMKYLQPDILDAQADVSIAGVWPELFASRDELVRLFQNLIGNAVKYRVAGRPVKISVTSKIDSGEWSLCIEDNGVGINPVQINRLFKVFQRLQTRDDYEGTGIGLALCRKIVEHHHGEIWVESDGEGQGCRFYVKLPVNHAVDTSLPGFKK is encoded by the coding sequence ATGATACACAGCAGCAAACCCTTCTCACTTGCCTTTGACAGGCATGACTTCAGCCGCGGTGAGGTGATTATCGGGTTTTTTGTCCTGTTAGGCGTCCACTTCACCACCTACTATAACTATCTGCTGTTCCATAATTTATCTGAACTCTTTAGCGTAATTATCGCAATTACGATATTTATTATCGCCATCAATTGCTGGCAATCCATACAAAATCAATACCTCTTATTTATTGGGGTCGCGTATTTATTTATCGGTTTTGTCGATATCCTGCATGCCCTATCTTATAAGGGGATGGGGGTTTTTAAAGATTACGACTATTACGCGCCTCAATTTTGGATCGCGGCCAGAGCGATGGAGTCAATCAGTATGGTGATTGGTCTTTATTTCTTGAGCAACGGAAAAAAACTGAGCCGAAATTTTCTTATGATCGTGTTCTTAATAGCCACAACGCTGTTAGTCTCTTCGATTGTCTACTTTAAAATTTTCCCCGAATGCTTTGTGCCCGGGCAGGGTTTGACGCCCTTTAAAAAAATCATGGAGTACCTGATTTCCGGCACGCTGTTGCTGAGTCTGGTTATGCTTATTCAAAGGAAGCAGTTTTTTGATGAGCGAGTGTTGAGATTGGTTGTCTGGTCGATTGCCGTCACCATCCTCATGGAGATGTGTTTTACACAATACAAATCAGTGGGGATGAACGACGCGATGAATCAGGTCGGGCACCTGCTTAAAATTGTCGCATTTTATTTTATTTATAAGGCCGTCGTCGTGACGGGGCTGACCGATCCGATCAATCTATTATTTCGCAAGCTCAAAGATAACGAAGAAGCGTTATTGCAAGCGCAGCAGTTAGCTCGCCTAGGGCGATGGGAGTGGAATCCATCGACAAATGAGTGTCTGCTGTCAAAGGAGGCTTTGCAGTTTTTCGATTTTCCCGATAAGCGCGCCTACTCGCTGAACGAGGTATTCGCCCGTATGCAGGTTCAAGATCAGCAGGCTGTCGACGCGGCCATGCGGCGTTTGCAGCAAGGCGGGGACCCCTTTGAGTTGAAAATTAGTATCACACATAGTGAGCCTCATCGTTTTGCGCAGTTGCGCGGTGCCGCGGTGCGGGATGACACAGGACTGGTGATTCGTGTTTCGGGAACGTTACAGGACATATCCGATGAACAGCGTTTGCAGGAGGTGCTGTCCGTTGCGAAAGACAAGGAGAAATTTGAGCTGCTGTTGCAAACTGCCGGTGATGGGATACATCTGCTTGATGCCGGAGGTAATGTCGTAGAAGTCAACGACATGTTTTGCCATATGCTGGGCTACACTCGGGAAGAGCTGTTGAAAATGAACGTGGCGCAGTGGGACGCGAATTTCTCCCTTCAAGCGCTCGCTGAGAAGTTGAAAGAGAATTTTACGCAAAGCAATCTCTTCGAGACTAAGCATCGTCGGAAAAATGGTGCCATCATCGACGTTGAGATCAGTGCTAAGGCCATTAGTTATGGCGGAGTGCCGGTGCTGTGGAATGCGTCTCGCGATATTTCCGAACGTAAATATGCAGAAGAGAGAATGAAGCGCACTAATGCGGAATTGGAGCAATTCAGTTATGCGGTGTCTCACGACATGCGTCAACCCTTGCGGATGGTAGCCAGCTATCTGCAATTGCTTGAATTGGAGTTGGGGGAGACGCTCGACGATGAAAAGCGCAGTTATTTCAACTACGCGGTTGATGGCGCTAAACGAATTGACCGCATGCTCGAAGCCTTGCTTGATTATTCACGGATCGGTAGATCGGCAGATCCGTTTATCCCGGTGGATTGTCGGGGGGCGCTTGATGAGGCCATGAAATATTTGCAGCCGGATATTCTCGATGCGCAGGCGGACGTGAGTATCGCGGGAGTGTGGCCTGAACTTTTTGCTAGCAGGGATGAATTGGTACGCTTATTTCAGAATCTGATTGGCAATGCGGTTAAATATCGCGTTGCCGGTCGGCCGGTAAAAATTTCGGTGACGAGTAAAATCGATTCTGGCGAGTGGAGTTTATGTATTGAGGATAACGGGGTCGGAATCAATCCTGTGCAAATCAATCGTTTGTTTAAAGTATTTCAGCGTTTGCAGACGCGGGATGACTATGAGGGAACCGGCATCGGCTTGGCGCTGTGCCGAAAAATTGTTGAGCACCATCACGGTGAAATCTGGGTGGAATCTGACGGGGAGGGGCAGGGGTGCCGCTTCTATGTGAAGTTACCTGTCAATCACGCCGTTGATACGTCATTGCCAGGTTTTAAGAAATGA
- the rplI gene encoding 50S ribosomal protein L9 — translation MQIILMEKVINLGSLGDVVNVKNGYARNFLIPQGKAKRATTANMAEFEVRRAEIIAADKAKLADAQARGEKLAGATVQISQKAGVDGRLFGSVTNADIAQALVASGFEVDKAQVRTADGHLKSVGDYTVSIQLHTDVTVEITVSVLGEH, via the coding sequence ATGCAAATAATTTTGATGGAAAAAGTCATTAACCTGGGTTCTTTGGGTGATGTTGTTAATGTCAAGAACGGTTACGCTCGTAACTTCTTGATCCCACAAGGTAAGGCAAAGCGCGCAACGACAGCTAATATGGCTGAATTTGAAGTGCGTCGCGCTGAAATCATTGCGGCTGATAAGGCTAAGCTGGCTGATGCGCAAGCACGCGGCGAAAAGCTGGCAGGCGCAACGGTACAAATCTCGCAAAAGGCCGGTGTTGATGGTCGTTTGTTCGGTTCTGTGACCAATGCTGACATCGCGCAAGCGCTGGTTGCATCAGGTTTCGAAGTCGACAAAGCGCAGGTTCGTACAGCTGATGGTCATCTGAAGTCAGTTGGCGATTACACCGTGAGCATTCAGTTGCACACCGATGTTACCGTGGAAATCACTGTTTCTGTTTTAGGCGAGCACTAA
- the rpsR gene encoding 30S ribosomal protein S18 yields MARPSSKSTDDKKKRFSRNNLFKRRKFCRFTVEKIAEVDYKDVNILKEFISENGKLIPARITGTKTRYQRQLSTAVKRARFLALLPYTDLH; encoded by the coding sequence ATGGCTCGTCCATCTAGCAAAAGTACTGATGACAAAAAGAAGCGTTTTTCACGCAACAATCTGTTCAAGCGTCGCAAATTCTGCCGCTTCACAGTTGAGAAGATCGCAGAAGTAGATTACAAAGATGTGAATATCCTGAAGGAATTCATTTCTGAAAATGGCAAGCTGATTCCAGCACGTATCACCGGTACCAAGACACGCTACCAGCGTCAATTGAGCACTGCAGTGAAGCGCGCGCGTTTCCTGGCTTTGCTGCCCTATACTGATTTGCACTAG
- the rpsF gene encoding 30S ribosomal protein S6 → MRHYEIVFIVHPDQSEQVPAMIERYRTLVTAKGGQIHRLEDWGRRQLAYAIQKIHKAHYVLMNIECNQEILDELEHAFRFNDAVLRHLTVKTKAAVTVPSAMMKEEKSRSVLSEEVVQAKEESVEA, encoded by the coding sequence ATGCGACATTACGAAATCGTGTTTATCGTGCATCCTGATCAAAGCGAGCAAGTGCCTGCAATGATCGAGCGTTATCGCACATTAGTAACAGCAAAGGGCGGTCAGATTCACCGTCTGGAAGATTGGGGCCGCCGTCAATTGGCGTACGCAATTCAAAAAATTCACAAAGCACATTACGTGCTGATGAATATCGAATGCAATCAGGAAATTTTGGATGAACTGGAACACGCGTTCCGCTTCAATGATGCCGTTCTGCGTCATCTGACCGTTAAGACCAAGGCTGCTGTTACCGTTCCATCGGCAATGATGAAGGAAGAAAAATCCCGTTCAGTGCTGAGTGAAGAGGTTGTTCAGGCTAAAGAAGAAAGCGTAGAAGCTTAA
- a CDS encoding protein-glutamate methylesterase/protein-glutamine glutaminase, producing the protein MSKIKVLVVDDSAVVREVVKQVLESDPGITVYATAMDPIFAMEKMKLQWPDVIVLDIEMPRMDGLTFLNKIMNERPTPVVICSTLTEKGAQATMQALAAGATSIITKPKMGVKRYLQEDASNDLVGAVKAAARANMRRLTNTQQRPPVPSQKLNADAILPPPGAARLGMTSEQIVAIGTSTGGTQALEAVLTALPRVCAGIVIVQHMPEMFTEAFAQRLNSLCQIEVKEAKNNDRVIPGRALIAPGGKHMLLKRSGAQYHVEIVEGPLVNRHRPSVDVLFRSVAKFAGKNALGIIMTGMGDDGARGLKEMRDAGAYTLGQNEDSCVVYGMPKEAMKLGAVCEELPLQQIAGKISAVHAMVSGR; encoded by the coding sequence ATGAGTAAAATCAAAGTGTTGGTTGTTGATGATTCCGCTGTGGTCCGGGAGGTTGTCAAACAGGTGCTCGAGTCTGATCCGGGAATCACAGTGTATGCGACGGCGATGGATCCGATTTTTGCGATGGAAAAAATGAAGCTGCAGTGGCCGGATGTCATTGTGCTCGACATCGAAATGCCGCGCATGGACGGCCTGACTTTTCTGAACAAGATTATGAACGAGCGGCCGACCCCGGTGGTCATTTGTTCTACGCTGACCGAAAAAGGGGCGCAGGCGACCATGCAGGCACTGGCGGCGGGCGCGACCAGCATCATCACCAAGCCCAAGATGGGGGTGAAACGCTACTTGCAGGAAGATGCGTCCAATGATCTGGTCGGGGCAGTTAAGGCTGCTGCGCGTGCGAATATGCGTCGCTTGACCAATACACAGCAAAGGCCGCCCGTGCCCAGTCAAAAGCTTAATGCCGATGCGATTTTGCCCCCGCCCGGTGCTGCACGTTTAGGGATGACCTCCGAGCAGATCGTGGCCATCGGCACGTCAACCGGCGGTACTCAGGCGTTGGAGGCGGTGTTGACCGCGCTGCCGCGCGTGTGCGCCGGTATCGTGATTGTGCAGCATATGCCGGAAATGTTTACCGAAGCCTTCGCCCAGCGTTTGAACAGTCTGTGTCAGATCGAGGTGAAGGAGGCTAAAAATAATGACCGCGTGATTCCGGGGCGCGCCTTGATTGCGCCGGGAGGGAAGCACATGCTGCTCAAGCGCAGCGGGGCGCAATATCACGTTGAGATCGTTGAGGGGCCGCTGGTCAACCGGCATCGTCCGTCGGTCGATGTCTTGTTTCGTTCGGTAGCCAAATTTGCCGGCAAAAACGCGCTGGGTATCATTATGACGGGGATGGGGGACGATGGTGCCAGAGGATTGAAGGAGATGCGCGATGCCGGTGCGTATACTCTGGGGCAAAATGAAGATTCCTGTGTGGTGTATGGCATGCCCAAGGAGGCGATGAAGCTGGGGGCGGTCTGTGAAGAGCTCCCGCTGCAACAGATCGCCGGAAAAATCAGCGCAGTTCACGCCATGGTGTCGGGACGATAG
- a CDS encoding chemotaxis protein CheD: protein MNVVTPEREVYLKPGDFCFGEGRLRITTLLGSCVAIVLWHPILLHGGMCHFMLPGRNKPRGNLPLDGKYGEEAMALFMQEITQRRTKPASYQVHIYGGGNMFGGRAASPTDIGFQNIECAHSLLSQYGFTLDYDHLGSFGHRKVMFDVWSGEVGLVHVDHRNSGKK, encoded by the coding sequence ATGAATGTGGTTACGCCTGAACGTGAGGTTTACCTTAAACCGGGCGATTTTTGCTTCGGAGAAGGGCGCTTGCGCATCACGACCTTGCTTGGTTCTTGTGTCGCTATCGTGCTGTGGCATCCGATTCTGTTGCATGGGGGCATGTGTCATTTCATGTTGCCGGGTCGCAATAAGCCGCGGGGTAATTTGCCGCTCGACGGCAAATACGGTGAGGAAGCCATGGCGCTGTTCATGCAGGAAATCACGCAGCGCCGCACTAAACCTGCAAGTTATCAGGTGCATATTTACGGCGGCGGCAATATGTTTGGCGGGCGGGCGGCCAGTCCCACCGACATCGGTTTTCAGAATATCGAGTGTGCACACAGCTTGTTGAGTCAATATGGTTTTACGCTTGATTATGATCATCTGGGCAGCTTTGGTCACCGCAAGGTGATGTTCGATGTGTGGAGCGGTGAAGTGGGTCTGGTTCATGTTGATCACAGAAATTCAGGAAAAAAATGA
- a CDS encoding CheR family methyltransferase has protein sequence MSYQINDTEFKRLSGLLYDIAGISLSDAKKVLMTGRLSKRLIALGLDTYTQYYKYVTDPSHADELRFMVDLLTTNETYFFREPQHFEFLKEILPKSTERGDVYHVWSAAASIGAEAYTIAMVLADKLGVDGAWEILGTDISHSVLEHARRGHYRLAEAEKIHLPYLKKFCLKGRDDQVGTFLIDKKLRQHVRFEQLNLNVEGMKKMGEFDVIFLRNVLIYFDIPTKQRVVANLIRSLKSGGYLIVGHSESLNGITNVLTAVKPTIYRKP, from the coding sequence ATGAGTTACCAAATTAACGATACGGAATTTAAGCGTTTGAGCGGTCTGCTCTACGATATTGCCGGTATTTCGCTGTCTGACGCGAAAAAAGTATTGATGACCGGTCGCCTGTCCAAGCGCTTGATCGCGCTCGGTCTCGATACCTACACGCAATATTATAAATACGTTACCGATCCCTCTCATGCTGATGAACTGCGCTTTATGGTCGATCTGTTGACTACGAATGAAACGTATTTCTTCAGAGAGCCGCAGCATTTCGAATTTCTTAAGGAGATACTTCCTAAGAGCACAGAGCGCGGCGATGTGTACCATGTATGGAGTGCCGCGGCCTCCATCGGTGCTGAGGCCTACACTATCGCTATGGTGCTGGCCGACAAACTGGGGGTGGACGGAGCATGGGAGATACTCGGCACGGATATCAGTCATTCGGTATTAGAGCATGCGCGGCGCGGCCATTACCGTCTGGCGGAAGCAGAAAAAATACATCTGCCCTACCTGAAAAAGTTTTGCCTAAAAGGGCGCGACGATCAGGTTGGCACTTTTTTGATTGATAAGAAATTGCGTCAGCATGTGCGCTTCGAACAGCTCAATCTAAATGTCGAAGGCATGAAAAAAATGGGCGAATTCGATGTGATATTTTTGCGCAATGTATTGATCTATTTCGATATCCCGACGAAGCAGCGGGTGGTGGCTAATTTGATACGCAGTTTAAAATCAGGTGGCTATCTGATTGTGGGGCATTCAGAGTCGTTAAACGGAATTACCAATGTGCTGACTGCTGTTAAGCCGACGATCTATAGAAAACCCTGA